The Natranaeroarchaeum aerophilus DNA window CGGTGCGTACACCGTTTTTGTGACGCTGTTTCCGTACACCGAACTCTCGGAGTCGGCAACGGTGCGTGCCGTGACGACCAGTGACCGGTCCGAGGAAATCGCCCGGCAGTTCATGAAGCTCTTCGACGGCGTCTACGACGGCCCTAGCACAATAGAAGACGCCATCGAGTACGCGCTCGAACGAACGCGCCCGCCGGATGTCGCCGACACGTCGCTGGTCAACGACGAAGGACAGCGGTAGCCTACCGCCCGGTCCACTTGACCAGCAGGAGCGTTCCCTCGAACAGGCCGACCATCGTGATCGCGACGATCAGCGGGGCCATTCCGGTCGGATCGGGGCTGAAGAGGAAGGCGAGGCCGAGGAACGCCCCCCAGAAGTAGAGGCGGTGCTCGGCAAGCCATTCCCGGGAAGTGATCCCCATCATGATCGCCAGCATGACACAGAGCGGGATCTGGAAGACGACGGCCATCAGCCCGAGCATCGTGATGATGAGACCGAAGGTATCCTGCAGCCCGAAGGCGACGTGCATCTCCTCGGCCCCATCCGAGTAGTACAGGAAGTACTCGAAGAGGCCGGGGAGGATCAGGTAGTACGCGAAGGCCATCCCGACGACCGCGAGCACGAGACTCGTGGGTACTGCGGCAAGGTAGTACCGGCGCTCGTGCGGGTAGAGCCCGGGTCGCATGAACAGGTAGGTCTGGTAGACGGCGATCGGGAGTGCGATCGCTAGCCCGGCGATACTCGCGAGTTTCAGCTCCGTGAGCTTGTGTTCGAGCGGCCCGTAGACGTGAGGGGCCGCGATATCGGTCTGTGGCAGGATGTCGTACCACATGTGGATGATGACGTCCGATGCAAAGGGGAATACGAGGAGTGTCACTATCGCGGCAGCAAAGAGGACGACGGCGAGCCGCTGGACCATCTCCTCGATATGCTCTGTCAGCGGCATCTCCTCGTCGTCCGGTGGGGTTGCGGGCTCGTAGTCGCCCGACTCCGAGGAGTCCGGGACGTTCATTTCCGACGTCGCGTGACTGCCGTCGGTCCGGGCCTGATCTGACATGTCGGCGTCCGGATCGTGGGCAGTTGCCGGACTCGTCTCCTCGTCGCTCTCTGGATCGTCGGAGACACTGCTGTCGTCTTCCTCGTCGGCGTTGGCATCGTCCGACTCGTCGTCACTTTCGCCGTCGATATCGTCCGCCTCGTCAGCATCCGCTGTCTCTTCCGACGTGCCGATTGTCGATTTCGTCTCGGACTGTGCCACTCTGGCACGATCCCGGGCGGGCTTCGATCGATTACCCCAGTTCGTCGCTGCGGTGTTTTCGTCGTCGGGATCGGAATCCACACGCTCCTCTGTCGATCCTTCGTCGATATCAGGGCCGTTGCCGCCCCAGTCGTCGGCATCCGCGTCGCTGTCCGACGACTCGTCGGGTTCGTCCCGCTGCTCGTCGTCGGGGAGGTCCTCGCCGCCCTCCTCGGTCGGATCCTCACCCATCTGATCGAATGTAGGGCCACGGTCCGTTATAGGCCTTTTTACTGCACTCCCGAGGAAGAAGATTGATAACGGCCAGCGGTTAAGTCCCGGTAGTCTATGAGTTCGGCCGTCGACGAAGACACGGCCCAGACGATCGCCGAAGGGCGCGAGACGATCGGTGGGATCCTCACTGGCGCACAGAAGCATCTCCAGAAGGCGTTTATGGCCTTCGTCATCGGGATGATGGGGACGATCTGGGCCATGCGGATCTACGTCTGGGACTTCCTCGAAGCAAACACGACCTCCCGGATGAGCGAAGCCGTCGCGTCCAACACGGACATCGTCGTCAGGACGCCCTTTGACGTTATTCTCCTGCAGATCAAGATCGGGCTGGTCGTCGGTGCGCTCTGTACGATTCCGGTGCTCGTCTACTACGGTCGAGAGGCGATCCTCGAACGCGCAGAGGAGTCGATTCCGATCAACCAGCGACGCATCGCCGGGTTCGTGATCGCCATCCTCGGGCTGTTCGTCGGCGGGATCGTCTACGCCTACTCTTTCTTTTTCCCCTTCATGTTCGATTTCCTCGCGACCAACGCGACGAACGCGGGGATCAAACCCAGCTACGGGATCGTCAGGTACACCGAATTCATCATCCTGCTAACGCTTTCTTTTGGTCTCGCCGCACAGCTCCCGCTCGCGATGGCCGTGTTATCCTACACTGAAATCGTCTCCTACGAGACGTTCCGCGACAAGTGGAAGTACGCCGTGCTCGGCATCTTCGTCTTCGGGATGATCTTCTCGCCGCCGGATCCGTTCACCCAGATCATGTGGGGTGTCCCGCTGGTGACGCTGTACGCCGCCAGTCTCGGCCTCGCCAAGGTGATCACCAACGTCAAGCGCGCCGGGCAGGCTCCTGACCCGGTCGAATCCGGGAAGTTCCGCCGCAAGGCAGGTGTAGTCGGTATCGCCGCAGCCGGCGTCTTTGCCGGGACGTTCGCGTTCCTCGCGCTGGGTGGTGTCGAACTCCTCAATGCCCAGTTGCTCCCGCGGCTTCCCGACCTGCTCCATCCCGGCGGTGACATCGCTGTCGGCGGGACGCTCGACTGGACGATCACAGCCCTGCAGGCGGGGCTTCTCACGGGGCTGCTCGGGGTTGCCTACTACACCCTCGGAATCCTCAAAGCGCCCGTCCAGCCGAAGTACTCCGAGCGTGGGGTCGGGGGCCCTGCTCCGGCGAGTGCGGGCGATCCGGCCGAGATCGACCTGGACGGGCTCGATGCCGCGGGTATCCAGTCGGCCCCGCCGGAGGCTTTCGCCGACCTAACCGAAGACGAGGCGCTGGGGCATGCACAGACGGCGATGGAGGCCGACCAGCCTGAGAAGGCGCAGGCGATCCTTGACCGGTTCGACGAGGCGGAGGAAGCCGAGGAAGCCGACGCAACGGCAGCAGATACTGAGGAAACGTCTGCTGAGGAAGACGGCTCGGATATCGTCACTGACACTGCTTCCGGGATGCTCAATCCCTTCTTCTCCGAGGAGAAAGACGAGGACGACATCGGCGGCTACTTCTATGATATCCGTTTCATCGTCGAGAGTCTCACCTCGAAGATGTTCCGGATCTTCGGCGTCTTCACCGTCGTCTTCGTCGGTCTGTTCATGTGGCTGTACTCCGGCGGAATCGGACTTATTCGTGAACAGTTCCTGGCCCGGGTCCCGCCGGAGCTCCGGACCGAGGTACAGGAAGCGACTGGCGAAGGCATCGCTCGGCCAACCTATCTCCCGGGCGTCGAGATCAACGAGACGTTCGCGGCGACCGATGAGGTCATCGCGCTCCACCCTGTCGAGGTGCTGATATTCGAGGTGCAGGTCAGCGGTATCATCGCCCTCGTGGCGGTGCTCCCGATGATCCTCTACTACGCCTGGCCCGCCCTCGAAGAGCGAGGACTCGTCAGCGACGACGCCGGATCACGCAGCGTCTTCTACACCTGGGGGGCGTACCTCTTTGCAAGCCTGATCGGCGGGAGCCTGCTTGGCTTCTTCATCATCGCTCCGGCGATCATTTCCTGGTTAGTCGCCGACGCGGTCGACGCCGGGATGATCGTCGCCTTCCGGCTCAGGAACTTCTTCTGGATGGTCTTTTTCCTGACCGCCGGGATCGGCCTGCTCGCGAACATCCCGATGACGATGTGGCTCTTTGCCCGGAACAACATCATCTCTTTCGAGGCGATGTACTCTCGCTGGCGGATCGTCACGATCACGATCTTCGCGCTCTCGGCGGCGTTCTCGCCCGGCGGCCTCTTCACAATGCTGTTGCTCGCCATCCCGATCGCGCTCGCGTACCTGATCGGGCTGGCGATCCTGTGGGTGCTCACGCTGCCGCGACGAAAACTCCGGCGGGGCGGAACGCCATCGTAGCCGAGCAGTGTCTGGATTCCTGGAGCGCTCCGGCAGTCGCCATTCTTAGTAGCCCCGGGTCGTATTCTCGGGTATGCCAAAGATCAGCGTCGAGATACCACAGGAACTGCTCGAAGATCTCGACGACCACGTCGGTGATGAGGGCAAGTACGTCAACCGCAGCGACGCGATCCGGGCGTCGATCAGAAAGAACCTCGATATTTTAGACGAGATCGACGCCCGTCACGGCCGTCTCGACTCGGAGAACTGATCGACCCGCTCGGAAGAACTAGTCGATCCGCTCGGCGAAGCCGAACTGCGGCTTGACGTCCTCGATCCGCACGTCGACGGTCTCGCCGATCTCGGTGTCGGGGACGAACAGCCGAAAGCCCTCGACGCTGGCGATGCCGTCGCCCTCGCCCCCGACGTCCTCGATAGTTACCGTCACCTCGTCACCCACACGGACCGGCGCAGTCAGGCGGTCCTTGGCGACGAGATAGATCTCGGAGGACTCATCGCGGGAGGCATCCGGCGTCATCGTCCGGACGTACTTGAACTCCGCTTTCATGTCCTCGCGGAGCGGGTCGACGTCCTGTCCCTGAAAGATCTTCACGGCGAAGTCGCCGCCGCTGTCGAGGACCTCCAGTGCAGTCTCGAAGGCCATCCGTGCGAGGTGTGCCGACCGCGCCGCGTCGAGGTTGTACTCACCGGTCATGTTCGGGGCCATATCCGAGATGACGACATCGACATCGCCTGCGACTTCACGGACCTGTTCGCGAGCGTCCTCGTCGGTCATGTCACCGCGGATCGTTTCGACTGTCGCGTCGGTCTCGATATCGTCGATCCGCTGGCGGTCGACACCGATGACGGTGCCGTCAGCACCTACTTCTTCGGCTGCGACTTCCATCCATCCGCCGGGAGCGGCCCCGAGGTCGACGACCACATCGCCCTGCCCGAGGAGGTTCTCTTCGCGGTCTAGCTGCTTGAGCTTGAACGCCGATCGCGACCGGTAGCCCTGCTGTTTCGCTCGATTGTAGTATTTGTCTTTCCGTGGCATCTGATTGGGCATAGTTGACCGTCCGAGCGTTTACGCGCTTCGCTTGGCGGCTCCCCGGCATGTCACACTGTAGGCCTCACGCGCGAGCGCGAACGCGTGGGTTTTTATGGTGCGGGGGCACAAACTGATGATATATGTTCAAGGCGATCGTTAGCGCGGAGACGCTCAAAACGGCTCTGGACTCCGTGAGCGTGCTGGTCGACGAGTGCAAGATTCATCTCAACGAGGACGGCATCTCGATTCGAGCGGTCGATCCGGCCAACGTCGGTATGGTCGATCTCTCGCTGGACGCAACGGCATTCGAGTCCTACGAGGCTGATGGCGGTCTGATCGGCGTCAATCTCACCCGGCTCGAAGACATCGCCGGGATGGCCGATTCGGGACAGCTCATCGAACTCGAGCTCGACGAGGAGACGCGCAAGCTTCACATCCAGATCGACGGGCTGGAGTACACCCTCGCACTGATCGACCCGGACTCGATCCGACAGGAACCCGACATTCCGGATCTCGACCTCCCCGCGGAAGTCGTCATCGAGGGCAAGGATATCGATCGCGCAGTGAAAGCCGCCGATATGGTCTCCGATCACATCGCACTGGGCGTCGACGCCACCGACGATCAGTTCTACGTGCAGGCGGCGGGCGACACCGACGACGTCCACCTCGAACTCGATGAGGGCGACCTGATCGATCTCCAGTCCGGCGATGCCGAGTCGCTCTTTAGCCTCGACTATCTCAAGGACATGAACAAGGCAATCGCCAACGACGGCGAAGTAACAATGGAACTCGGCGAGGAGTTCCCGGTCAAACTTCACTTCGAGATCGCCGAAGGCAACGGGAACGTGACCTTCATGCTCGCACCGCGGATTCAGTCCGACTGATACGTTCGACCGTTCTCAGCTGTTGAGTCGGAAGGTGCCTTTTATTAGTCTTCATCCCTCACATCTGAATACGTCAAACGGCACAGACGCCGTTCTCACGACGTAAAAACACCATCTTCCGTTAACAATCTATGACCAAAACTATCGCCGTCAGCAACACGCCGTTTATCAAAGAAGACGTAGTCAGCGAACAGCTCTCCGCCATCGATCACGAACTTGTACCGATCGAAACCGGTGACACCGACGGGATCGTTGAGGCCGACCCCAACGCGGTGATCCTCGACGTGAACACCGGGGTTACGGCAGAGCTCGTCGCCCAGCTCGACAACCTCGAGATCGTCGCCCGCGCCGGGACGGGCTTTGATAACGTCGACGTTGAAGCCTGTCAGGATGCAGGAATTCCGGTGGTCAACGTCCCTGGCTACTCGACGAACGAGGTATCGACACATGCCTTCTCCCTGCTGCTCGCGTGCCGACGGACGCTCGTCGAGTACGATCGAGACGTCAAGGCAGAAGAGTGGAACTGGATGCCAAACCGGACGTTCCCCCGGTTTTACGGCTCGACACTCGGGATCGTCTCCTTTGGGACGATCGCCCGGCGGATCGCCGAACTCACTGCAGGGTTCGATCTCGATCTGGTCGTCTACGATCCGTACGTCGATCAGGAGGTCGCCGACGAGTACGACGCCGAGATCGTCGAGTTCGACGAACTGCTCGAACGCTCGGACGCCGTGACGATCCACGCACCACTCACCGACGAGACCCATCACATGTTCGACGCCGAGGCGTTCGAGACGATGGCCGACCACGCGATCGTGGTCAACGTCGGCCGGGGCGGGATCATCGACGAGGACGCGCTCTACGACGCGCTGGTCGAGCGGGAGATCTTCGGTGCCGGTCTCGACGTGATGGAGGAGGAACCGCCGTTTGGATCGAAGCTTCTGGAGCGTGACGATGTCGTGCTCACGCCCCACGCGGCGTGGTACTCGGCGGACTCACATCAGGATCTGAACGAGACGGTCTCGAACGACGTCCTGCGCGCGCTGCAGGGCGAGGACCCCGAGAACACGGTCGAGCCGAAAGGCTGGTAGGCGACTTTCGACCGGGTTCGTGAGGGCACCGCTCAGTGGCCGTCGATCACGCGTTTTGCAGCGACTGCTTTCTCTTTCCAGCCGTAGCCCTCCTCGTGGACGTGTCGTTTCGAGTCGACCAGTTCCTCGGGTGAGGACTCCTCGAACCCGCCCCGGGCCCAGGTGCCGCTCTCGTGGAGCCACTCGATGACGTTCTCGCGGGTCTCGGGCCAGTCCAGTCCGACCATCTCGAACCAGGCGATCAGCGCGAAGACGCTGTTGTCGTGACAGCCCGGCACCGAACCCTCCTCGTAGATGGTTTTGACGGGATCGTGGGTCGGCGTGCTGACGCGCTCTTTGCGCTCTTCGGGCGTCAGCAACTCTAGCACGCCCTCGGCTTCGCGAACGCGGTGCTCCCGCTGGAGCTGTTCGAGCGCCGCGGCGTGCAGCCCGCTCCAGCGCCCGTCGACGGCCTCCCGGAGGGTCGACTCGGCACACGGCTCCGCCGATAGCACCGACAGAATCGCCGTATACGCGCGTTCGATCTCGTGCCACTCCGTCCCCGAGAACCGGCACTCCGGCTCGTGGAGGTTATTCGTCGTCCGGCAGCCGGGACACGGGTACGCGAAGTACGACGTCACATCCGCTCATACGTGGTCGATCCCAAAAACGCCCCGGTTGTGGGATCGGTCGTTTTATCCTGCCGCGAACGCAATCCCGGAGCGATGAAGCGCCTCTACGCCCGGTACCCGTTCCTCGACGACGCCCGCAAAGCCGTCGAAGCGGCGGAGGTCGATCTCGTCGAACTCGTGAACCGCGACGGTGCGGCCGCCGTCGACCGGGCCGTAGAGCGCGTCGACGCCGCGTTGCGAGAGGGAACCATCGGCCAGCCCCATCGTCGCACTCGCGTCGAGTTGCTCTCCTACCCGATCGCTCGCGTCCTCGTCTCACTCGTCGACGAGCACGTACTGATCCGCAAGTACGCCCACGCCGAGGCGGCCGCCGCTCGCGAGCGGTTCGAGGCGGATCTCTCTTCGGACGACCAGCTCAAAAGCACCAGCGACGAGCGCCTCACCGTCGACCGCTTGCTCGCCGAGTTCAACCTCGCTGGCGACGTTCGCCCGGCTTCCGAGGGCTACCGCGTCGCCGTCGGGTCGTATCTCCGGCTCTCTGCGGACCTCGACGGGGAGGACTGGCGACTGGTCAATCGCGCGCTCTCGAACGGATCGGTCCCCGTCGAGGCGGCGGAGCTCCACGACCTGCTCCAGCAGGCGATCCGGGACCGGATCACGGAGGGGCTTCCGCTCTCGGTCCCCGATCCGATCGCAGCGGGGCTCGACGATGCGGTCGATAGTCTCGACGAGTCGCTCGCGGACCGCCAGCTCAGCACCGACTTCGACGCCGTCCGGCCCGATCTGTTTCCGCCATGCGTCCAGGCGCTCCTCGACCGTGTCGAGACGGGCGACGACCTCGACCACACCGGCCGGTTCGCGCTGACGGCCTTCCTTACGAGCGTGGGGATGTCCCCCGATGAGGTCGCCGAGATTTCGGCTGGCGACGACGTCAACGACGAGACAATCCAGTATCAGGCTGCGCATCTGGGAGCAAACGGGACGGGGGAGTATCCACCACCGAGCTGTGCGACGATGGACGCGTTTGGACTCTGCGTCGACAAGGATGAGCTCTGTTCGGAGATTGACCATCCGCTTACCTATTACGACGAACGGCTGGATGCGTCCGCCGAGTAGCCGTCGAAATCAGTCAAACCCGTGGTCTTCGTCCGCTTCGTCGTTGTCTTCCGCACTGACAGTGTACGCCAGCACAACGCCGACCGCAGCCATCAGCAGAATAAAGAAGATCACGCTCCCGACGAGCAACATTCCGCCATCATCCGTCAGCGCTCCGTCGGTCGCGTAGGTCGATCCGACCCACATCATCGTGGCGATCATGACCGCGACAGCACCGACGGCTGCGACGATTTCGATCACTCGTTCCCGCTCGAGGTCCATACCCCATCGAACCCACGGGCCGATCAAAAGCGCTTCGATGAGTGTGTCTCGGCCGGTATGGTACGAGAAGACCGACTCCTCGGACCTGCGGCCCCTGTGACTATGCCACAAACCACTTCTACTGGTCCCGGGCCCTCATGGATGACACAGGATCTGGGGAAGCCTTAGGCCGCTCCAGAACCTACCAGCTAGTATGACGCACTCCGCACACACACCCGCGTCAGCCGCTCTCCCCGACAGTTCGCTGGAGGAGCTCGACGACCGCTCACGCCGGGCACTGACCGAACGAATAGCAGTCACCGCGCTCGGTCGCGGGACCTACGAGGTTGTCGGCCAATCCGAGGACGCCTATCTCGTCGACCTCCCGGCCGGTCGCTGTACCTGTCCGGACTACCGATTCCGCGACGAGCGATGCAAACACGTTCGACGCGTGGCCATCGAGATTACGGCCGGTCGTGTGCCCGCACCGGATCAGATCGCCGTCGGCTGCGAACGCTGTGGCGAGACTCTGTTCGCCGATCGCACAGCTCCCGAACCATACCTCTGTCCCTCTCACGATCTCTCTGTGGGGGACGCCGTCTACGACCGCGAGACAGGCCAGCGACTCCTTGTTGTCGGGCTGTCGGACCGCCGTGCTGACGAGGTGTCAATCTCCACGATTCGGGGCACCGTCGCCGACCACTACTCGAACCGCGAGTACGACGCCGACGACCCCGTGGTCTCCGTTGTCTATCCGGACTCGTTTGAGCTAACCAATCACGGTCCCGTCCCCGGCTCGCTGACCGTCTACTCCTTCCCGCGTTCGCGGCTCTCAACCGAGCCGCTTTCGGACTGAAGGGCTCTCATCGCCGCTCGATCTGCATTTCCATCCCCTCGGCGGGGTGCATCGTGAGCGAGCCTCGCAGATCGAGTGGGCCGTCGTCAACCCTGTCCAGCGTCCACTCGCTCGCGACCGTCGCCAGCACCATCGTCGCCTCTACGAGCG harbors:
- a CDS encoding DUF7472 family protein produces the protein MDLERERVIEIVAAVGAVAVMIATMMWVGSTYATDGALTDDGGMLLVGSVIFFILLMAAVGVVLAYTVSAEDNDEADEDHGFD
- a CDS encoding SWIM zinc finger family protein; its protein translation is MTHSAHTPASAALPDSSLEELDDRSRRALTERIAVTALGRGTYEVVGQSEDAYLVDLPAGRCTCPDYRFRDERCKHVRRVAIEITAGRVPAPDQIAVGCERCGETLFADRTAPEPYLCPSHDLSVGDAVYDRETGQRLLVVGLSDRRADEVSISTIRGTVADHYSNREYDADDPVVSVVYPDSFELTNHGPVPGSLTVYSFPRSRLSTEPLSD
- the tatC gene encoding twin-arginine translocase subunit TatC, with product MGEDPTEEGGEDLPDDEQRDEPDESSDSDADADDWGGNGPDIDEGSTEERVDSDPDDENTAATNWGNRSKPARDRARVAQSETKSTIGTSEETADADEADDIDGESDDESDDANADEEDDSSVSDDPESDEETSPATAHDPDADMSDQARTDGSHATSEMNVPDSSESGDYEPATPPDDEEMPLTEHIEEMVQRLAVVLFAAAIVTLLVFPFASDVIIHMWYDILPQTDIAAPHVYGPLEHKLTELKLASIAGLAIALPIAVYQTYLFMRPGLYPHERRYYLAAVPTSLVLAVVGMAFAYYLILPGLFEYFLYYSDGAEEMHVAFGLQDTFGLIITMLGLMAVVFQIPLCVMLAIMMGITSREWLAEHRLYFWGAFLGLAFLFSPDPTGMAPLIVAITMVGLFEGTLLLVKWTGR
- a CDS encoding DUF7474 family protein; this translates as MTSYFAYPCPGCRTTNNLHEPECRFSGTEWHEIERAYTAILSVLSAEPCAESTLREAVDGRWSGLHAAALEQLQREHRVREAEGVLELLTPEERKERVSTPTHDPVKTIYEEGSVPGCHDNSVFALIAWFEMVGLDWPETRENVIEWLHESGTWARGGFEESSPEELVDSKRHVHEEGYGWKEKAVAAKRVIDGH
- a CDS encoding ribbon-helix-helix domain-containing protein, yielding MPKISVEIPQELLEDLDDHVGDEGKYVNRSDAIRASIRKNLDILDEIDARHGRLDSEN
- a CDS encoding RlmE family RNA methyltransferase, whose translation is MPRKDKYYNRAKQQGYRSRSAFKLKQLDREENLLGQGDVVVDLGAAPGGWMEVAAEEVGADGTVIGVDRQRIDDIETDATVETIRGDMTDEDAREQVREVAGDVDVVISDMAPNMTGEYNLDAARSAHLARMAFETALEVLDSGGDFAVKIFQGQDVDPLREDMKAEFKYVRTMTPDASRDESSEIYLVAKDRLTAPVRVGDEVTVTIEDVGGEGDGIASVEGFRLFVPDTEIGETVDVRIEDVKPQFGFAERID
- a CDS encoding C-terminal binding protein, translated to MTKTIAVSNTPFIKEDVVSEQLSAIDHELVPIETGDTDGIVEADPNAVILDVNTGVTAELVAQLDNLEIVARAGTGFDNVDVEACQDAGIPVVNVPGYSTNEVSTHAFSLLLACRRTLVEYDRDVKAEEWNWMPNRTFPRFYGSTLGIVSFGTIARRIAELTAGFDLDLVVYDPYVDQEVADEYDAEIVEFDELLERSDAVTIHAPLTDETHHMFDAEAFETMADHAIVVNVGRGGIIDEDALYDALVEREIFGAGLDVMEEEPPFGSKLLERDDVVLTPHAAWYSADSHQDLNETVSNDVLRALQGEDPENTVEPKGW
- a CDS encoding DNA polymerase sliding clamp, translating into MFKAIVSAETLKTALDSVSVLVDECKIHLNEDGISIRAVDPANVGMVDLSLDATAFESYEADGGLIGVNLTRLEDIAGMADSGQLIELELDEETRKLHIQIDGLEYTLALIDPDSIRQEPDIPDLDLPAEVVIEGKDIDRAVKAADMVSDHIALGVDATDDQFYVQAAGDTDDVHLELDEGDLIDLQSGDAESLFSLDYLKDMNKAIANDGEVTMELGEEFPVKLHFEIAEGNGNVTFMLAPRIQSD
- a CDS encoding twin-arginine translocase subunit TatC; translated protein: MSSAVDEDTAQTIAEGRETIGGILTGAQKHLQKAFMAFVIGMMGTIWAMRIYVWDFLEANTTSRMSEAVASNTDIVVRTPFDVILLQIKIGLVVGALCTIPVLVYYGREAILERAEESIPINQRRIAGFVIAILGLFVGGIVYAYSFFFPFMFDFLATNATNAGIKPSYGIVRYTEFIILLTLSFGLAAQLPLAMAVLSYTEIVSYETFRDKWKYAVLGIFVFGMIFSPPDPFTQIMWGVPLVTLYAASLGLAKVITNVKRAGQAPDPVESGKFRRKAGVVGIAAAGVFAGTFAFLALGGVELLNAQLLPRLPDLLHPGGDIAVGGTLDWTITALQAGLLTGLLGVAYYTLGILKAPVQPKYSERGVGGPAPASAGDPAEIDLDGLDAAGIQSAPPEAFADLTEDEALGHAQTAMEADQPEKAQAILDRFDEAEEAEEADATAADTEETSAEEDGSDIVTDTASGMLNPFFSEEKDEDDIGGYFYDIRFIVESLTSKMFRIFGVFTVVFVGLFMWLYSGGIGLIREQFLARVPPELRTEVQEATGEGIARPTYLPGVEINETFAATDEVIALHPVEVLIFEVQVSGIIALVAVLPMILYYAWPALEERGLVSDDAGSRSVFYTWGAYLFASLIGGSLLGFFIIAPAIISWLVADAVDAGMIVAFRLRNFFWMVFFLTAGIGLLANIPMTMWLFARNNIISFEAMYSRWRIVTITIFALSAAFSPGGLFTMLLLAIPIALAYLIGLAILWVLTLPRRKLRRGGTPS
- a CDS encoding DNA primase large subunit PriL (p41; involved in priming for DNA replication; forms a heterodimer of small and large subunit (Pfup41 and Pfup46); primase from Pyrococcus furiosus uses deoxyribonucleotides as a substrate and can synthesize long DNA strands in vitro which means it may be involved in both de novo primer synthesis and elongation; enzyme from Sulfolobus solfataricus has higher affinity for ribonucleotides and also possesses 3'-terminal nucleotidyl transferase activity; priming is stimulated by thymine-rich synthetic bubbles) — encoded protein: MKRLYARYPFLDDARKAVEAAEVDLVELVNRDGAAAVDRAVERVDAALREGTIGQPHRRTRVELLSYPIARVLVSLVDEHVLIRKYAHAEAAAARERFEADLSSDDQLKSTSDERLTVDRLLAEFNLAGDVRPASEGYRVAVGSYLRLSADLDGEDWRLVNRALSNGSVPVEAAELHDLLQQAIRDRITEGLPLSVPDPIAAGLDDAVDSLDESLADRQLSTDFDAVRPDLFPPCVQALLDRVETGDDLDHTGRFALTAFLTSVGMSPDEVAEISAGDDVNDETIQYQAAHLGANGTGEYPPPSCATMDAFGLCVDKDELCSEIDHPLTYYDERLDASAE